One Capsicum annuum cultivar UCD-10X-F1 chromosome 2, UCD10Xv1.1, whole genome shotgun sequence genomic window carries:
- the LOC107861168 gene encoding putative F-box protein At3g24700, protein MKNATGIPSIPDLPEEIVEDIFSRLPVNTLLRFKCLGKHWGTLFSTPRFISEHLNKFSSDPDANYVLFDTWGRTDLIPMRNLSRVINLNQPRDFYYNAVGSVNGLVCLTSNDFYKPICLWNPLINQCMFLPLPNIKRPTLVSVGFGYEQHSDDYKVMRVINYCNGRQETKLEVYSTKSGSWRKVKNDVYIKVKNAVYSTNCDAIVEGFTYWFITNENGLKTALASFDLRSEVFSIIPVPEVLATESYSLRAMNSHGSLALLAHSSEDEFNKCLEVWVIEGGGGAEGVWQKKSTVNIGFDFSRHWGLTSGFTVVEKAPNMLFLVDLRTEQSRKIGEIDIRRVFYYTESLVSIEGFEPVPSQ, encoded by the coding sequence ATGAAGAATGCAACAGGAATTCCCAGTATTCCAGATCTTCCCGAAGAGATTGTTGAGGATATTTTTTCAAGATTACCAGTTAATACTCTTCTGCGATTCAAGTGTTTAGGTAAACACTGGGGCACTCTGTTTTCGACACCCAGATTCATCTCTGAGCATCTCAACAAGTTCAGTTCAGACCCTGATGCCAACTATGTCCTTTTTGACACGTGGGGGAGAACTGATTTGATCCCTATGCGAAATCTTAGCCGCGTGATAAATCTTAATCAACCCCGTGACTTTTATTATAATGCTGTAGGTTCAGTCAATGGCTTGGTCTGTCTAACCAGTAATGATTTCTATAAACCAATTTGCCTATGGAACCCTTTGATAAATCAATGCATGTTTCTCCCTCTGCCCAACATTAAACGTCCAACGCTTGTTTCTGTGGGTTTTGGGTATGAACAGCATTCTGATGATTACAAGGTCATGAGGGTTATAAACTATTGTAATGGTAGGCAAGAGACTAAACTTGAGGTTTACTCAACCAAATCAGGATCTTGGAGAAAAGTGAAGAATGATGTTTACATAAAAGTGAAGAATGCTGTTTACTCAACCAACTGTGATGCAATTGTTGAGGGGTTTACTTACTGGTTTATTACAAATGAGAATGGTCTTAAAACTGCTCTTGCCTCGTTTGATTTGAGGAGCGAGGTGTTCAGCATAATTCCAGTACCAGAAGTGTTGGCAACTGAATCTTACAGTCTTAGGGCCATGAACTCTCATGGGTCACTTGCATTGCTTGCACATTCTTCAGAAGATGAATTCAACAAGTGCCTTGAGGTTTGGGTGATTGAAGGTGGTGGCGGTGCAGAGGGTGTATGGCAAAAGAAGTCCACCGTTAACATTGGTTTCGATTTTTCTAGGCATTGGGGTCTTACTAGTGGATTTACAGTAGTTGAAAAGGCTCCAAACATGCTGTTTTTGGTCGACTTGAGAACAGAACAGTCAAGGAAAATAGGAGAGATCGATATTCGTAGAGTTTTCTACTATACTGAGAGCCTTGTGTCGATTGAGGGCTTCGAGCCTGTTCCCAGTCAATGA
- the LOC107859253 gene encoding receptor kinase-like protein Xa21 — protein MEKACSFFLALLLVLKLHFPEATNINTDQSALLALKASFTLNSSHPLAQNWSSQAFVCDWIGVTCGSRHLRVTAVNISNMDIRGTIPPQLGNLSFLISLDVSNNSLQGDLPQELSNLHRLKLMDVGYNNFRTGEIPTWFGVFFELQMLILDNNSFTIIPPASISNLSKLEILSVSYNRLQGSIPEEIGNLRSLKELNLVKNQLTGSIPFSIFNISTLETLLLTDNKLSGSLPVDMCHSLPKFKKIVVISNKLSGPIPAGLSNCTELYELSLSYNSFSGTIPPEIVNMERLEFLNLGGNNLRGTIPVKIGNLRSLQQLQLENNQIVGSMPHTIFMNMSSLRLLNFNTNNLTGVIPREIGKLEKLEILYLQYNKLSGSIPNSLGDLRHLEELTLSHNTLTGAIPRELFNISTLVTMLLDHNNLSGSLPSAPGYWKTNLERLDLTQNNIGGVIPISISNSSNLKELYLSVNKFSGQIPNSLGDLRQLERLYLYTNNLSSPQLSILTSLANCRSMIDIEFTDNPLNGVLPGSIGNLSSTIEIFYFALSQITGQIPLGIGNLSNLNTLSLFGNDLTGSVPRTLCDLQILQGLSLDQNRLSGPLPECLCKLPELGVVSLTYNQFSGPIPSCIGDVTSLRNLYLKSNRFTNIPLSLWSLKDLLELDLSNNTLVGSLPPDFGNLNAITSIDLSRNHLSGSIPSTVGDLQQLLFLSLAYNELQGSIPESLGNMISLESVNLSNNILSGVIPKSLEKLKYLKNFNVSFNRLEGEIPFKGPFLNFTSRSFMGNEELCSDLLLHPCMTTSSHHSRRSKLLLIMLVPFGASVMVLGTIVVFMLRSRGNKNVPTQAESFPAITLARISYIEIERATQGFDQCNLIGSGSFGSVYKGVFASGMTLAIKVFNIQVEGVLKSFEAECEALRNLRHRNLTKVISSCSNLDFKALLLEYMPNGSLEKWLHSDEYFLNMIQRLDIMIDVALALEYLHHGYATVVVHSDLKPSNVLLDEKLVGHVSDFGLTKLIGEGESIAHTKTLATMGYIAPEYGSVGLVSRRCDVHSYGIVLMETFTRKKPYDDMFQEDLNMRSWVCNSLPVAPDDIIDDTLLEHNDIDFEKKLCCVSSILELALNCTAESPNERPNMKDVLANIKKIKLEFLRR, from the exons ATGGAGAAAGCCTGCTCTTTCTTTCTTGCACTACTACTAGTCTTGAAACTCCACTTCCCAGAGGCCACAAACATAAACACAGATCAATCAGCTCTACTTGCCTTGAAAGCCAGCTTTACTCTAAACTCTTCTCATCCCTTAGCTCAAAATTGGTCTTCTCAAGCTTTTGTTTGTGATTGGATTGGAGTCACTTGCGGCTCTCGTCACCTCAGGGTGACTGCAGTAAATATATCCAACATGGACATTCGTGGAACCATTCCACCACAGCTGGGAAACCTCTCTTTTCTCATTTCTCTAGATGTAAGCAATAATAGCTTACAAGGAGACCTCCCCCAAGAATTATCCAATTTACATCGATTGAAGCTGATGGATGTCGGATATAATAATTTCAGAACTGGAGAGATTCCAACGTGGTTTGGTGTTTTTTTTGAGcttcagatgttgattcttgataACAACAGTTTCACTATTATACCGCCTGCCTCTATTTCTAACCTATCCAAGTTAGAAATTCTCAGTGTTAGCTACAATCGCCTTCAAGGCAGCATCCCTGAGGAGATTGGCAACCTTCGGAGTCTAAAGGAGTTGAATTTAGTCAAAAACCAACTTACTGGCTCCATTCCATTCTCCATTTTCAATATCTCCACATTAGAGACCTTACTATTAACAGACAATAAATTATCAGGGAGTCTTCCTGTAGATATGTGCCACAGTCttccaaaatttaaaaagatagtCGTAATTTCAAACAAGTTAAGTGGTCCCATTCCAGCTGGTTTGTCTAACTGCACTGAATTGTATGAATTGTCGTTGTCGTACAATAGCTTCAGCGGGACCATTCCACCAGAAATTGTAAACATGGAGCGGCTTGAGTTCTTAAACCTCGGGGGAAACAACTTGCGAG GCACAATTCCTGTTAAGATTGGTAATTTGCGCAGCTTGCAGCAATTACAATTGGAGAACAACCAAATCGTGGGTTCAATGCCGCACACCATATTCATGAACATGTCATCATTACGGTTACTTAATTTCAACACCAACAATCTAACCG GTGTTATACCCAGAGAGATTGGGAAACTTGAGAAATTGGAGATACTTTATTTGCAATATAACAAATTAAGTGGCTCCATTCCCAACTCATTGGGGGATTTGAGACATCTTGAAGAGTTAACTTTGTCCCACAATACTTTAACAG GTGCTATACCCAGAGAGCTCTTCAATATCTCTACTCTAGTAACCATGTTACTTGACCACAATAACCTTTCGGGTAGTCTTCCATCTGCTCCAGGCTACTGGAAAACAAATCTAGAGCGTTTGGATCTTACTCAAAACAACATAGGTGGAGTCATACCCATCTCAATTTCCAATTCCTCAAATCTAAAGGAATTATATCTTAGTGTAAACAAATTCAGTGGCCAAATTCCTAACTCTTTGGGGGATTTGAGACAGCTTGAACGCTTGTATTTGTACACCAACAACTTATCGTCTCCCCAACTAAGTATCTTAACTTCATTGGCGAACTGCAGATCTATGATAGATATAGAATTCACGGATAATCCTCTGAATGGTGTTCTTCCAGGATCCATAGGCAATCTCTCCAGCAccattgaaatattttattttgctcTTTCACAAATTACGGGTCAGATACCATTAGGAATAGGGAATTTAAGTAACTTAAACACTTTGTCCCTATTCGGGAATGACTTAACTGGATCAGTGCCAAGAACATTATGTGATTTACAGATACTTCAAGGGTTAAGTCTTGACCAAAATAGGTTAAGTGGACCCTTGCCAGAGTGCCTTTGCAAATTGCCGgagttgggtgtggtttctttgaCGTATAATCAATTTTCAGGTCCAATACCATCTTGCATTGGCGATGTTACCTCTTTGAGAAATCTTTATCTAAAGTCAAATAGGTTCACCAACATACCCTTGAGTCTATGGAGCCTCAAAGATCTTTTGGAGCTTGACTTGTCAAATAACACTTTGGTTGGTTCTTTACCTCCTGATTTTGGAAATTTGAATGCGATAACTTCCATAGATCTTTCGAGGAATCATCTTTCAGGAAGTATTCCCTCCACAGTTGGAGACTTGCAGCAactactttttctttctttggcATATAACGAGTTACAAGGATCTATTCCGGAGTCACTCGGGAACATGATAAGTTTGGAATCGGTAAATCTATCCAATAACATTCTATCAGGCGTGATTCCAAAATCATTAGAGAAACTTAAGTATCTGAAGAATTTCAATGTATCATTCAATAGATTAGAAGGTGAAATTCCATTTAAAGGACCTTTTCTTAATTTCACCTCTCGATCTTTTATGGGAAATGAAGAGTTATGCAGCGATTTGCTTCTCCATCCTTGTATGACTACGTCTTCTCATCATTCAAGGAGAAGCAAATTGCTTCTGATTATGCTTGTCCCATTTGGAGCTTCAGTAATGGTACTTGGCACAATCGTTGTGTTTATGCTAAGGAGCCGCGGGAATAAAAATGTTCCAACTCAAGCCGAATCCTTTCCTGCAATAACACTAGCCAGGATTTCATACATTGAAATTGAAAGGGCAACTCAAGGGTTTGACCAATGCAACTTAATTGGCTCTGGAAGTTTTGGCTCTGTTTACAAGGGCGTGTTTGCAAGTGGGATGACTTTGGCAATCAAGGTGTTCAATATACAGGTTGAAGGTGTGTTAAAGAGTTTTGAGGCTGAATGTGAAGCTTTACGCAACCTTCGCCATAGAAATCTTACCAAAGTTATCAGCAGTTGTTCTAACTTGGATTTTAAAGCATTACTTCTAGAGTACATGCCCAATGGAAGCCTGGAGAAATGGTTACATTCTGATGAGTACTTCTTGAATATGATCCAAAGATTAGACATAATGATCGATGTTGCATTAGCTTTGGAATATCTCCATCATGGTTATGCAACAGTTGTTGTACATAGTGACTTGAAGCCTAGTAATGTCCTGCTAGACGAGAAGTTGGTTGGACATGTGAGTGACTTTGGCCTGACCAAGTTAATAGGAGAAGGGGAATCAATTGCTCATACAAAAACTCTTGCTACGATGGGATACATTGCACCAG